DNA from Kitasatospora herbaricolor:
GACGCCGGTCTTGCCGCGGTACAGCCGGCCGTCCAGCGAGCGGGTTCCCTCGGGGTAGATGCCGAAGGCCTTGTCGGCCTCCAGGATCTCCAGCGCCGACTGCAGCGAGGCCTGTGCCGAGCGGTAGGTGCCGCGCTCGACCGCCACGGCGCCGATCGCCTCGAAGAAGCCCCGGGACAGCGCGCCCTTGAGGCCGGTGCCGGTGAAGTACTCGGCCTTGGCCAGGAAGTGCACCTGGCGCGGCGCGGTCAGCGGGATGACCACGCTGTCGATGAAGGACAGGTGGTTGCTGGCCAGGATCACCCCGCCCTTGCGCGGCACGTTCTCCAGGCCCTCGATCACCGGCCGGTAGACCGCCCGCGCGAGGGGTTTCAGCACCAGCTTGGTGAGTAGGTTGATCATGGTCCCTCCCTGGACGAATGACCGGGCCGTGCACCCGGGGGTGAGCGTGCGGAGTATCGGCTCGTCGGCGGGCCGAGATCAGATCGCAGGGTACGACATGCACCCCGTGACCCGTCCACTCCCTCCGGCGCCCGGCCTGTCGCGTCGCGCCGCCGGTCACCGGCCCCGCGGGCCCCGGGCCGGACCGTCCGGGACGGCGGCCCGCCCCGCCGCGTGCCCGGCCCCTCACCCGGACGGGGGCCCGGCGGGCGGACCGAGGGGGCGGGGCGGACCCGGCGGGGCGGGCCGGTACTGTACGCCAGTCAGCACCACCCACAGGAGGGGATCCATCCCATGGCAGACATCGAGGCGGCCCGCCAGGCCTTCGAGCGTTTCGACATCAACGGCGACGGCCTGATCTCGGCCGCCGAGTACTCCCGCGTCATGGCGGAGCTCGGCGACCCGCACGTCTCGATCGCGGTCGCCGAGTCCGTGATCAAGGCGGCCGACAGCAACAGCGACGGCCTGCTCTCCTTCGAGGAGTTCTGGGCCTCGCGCCAGCGCTGAGCCCACGCGCGAGGGCCGGCCCCGGGACCACCGGGGCCGGCCCTCGCGTTCGTACGGCGTCCGCCCGCGTCCTGTCCCTCCCGCCCGTGCCCCGTACCGCCCGCGGCGGAGCGGTCGGACCAGGATGGGTCAGGACGGGTCAGGACGGGTCAGGACGCGTGGGAACGGCTCAGGACGGGTCGGTCGGGAACACCCGGCGCACCACCCGCTCGGCCGCGCCGCCGTCGTCCCACGGGCAGAACCGCTCGCGGAACCTCGCCCGGGAGTCCGGCTCCGAGTCGCCCGAGAGCAGCGCCCGGGTGAGGCCCTCCAGGTCCGTGGTCACCGCGCCCGGCCGCTCGGCGAAGAGGTCGAAGTACACCCCGCGGACGGCCTGGTACTCCTCCCAGTCCGGCGCGTAGACGACCAGCGGCCGGTCCAGCACCGCGAAGTCGAACATCATCGACGAGTAGTCGGTGACCAGCACGTCCGCCGCCAGGTAGAGGTCCTCCACGGCCGGGTGCTTGGAGACGTCCCGGATCTCGGCCGCGTCCTCGCCGGCCACCAGGTCGCCCGGCCCGCCGGCCAGGAAGTAGTGGGCCCGCACCAGCAGCGTGAACTCGGGGCCCAGCCGCCGGGCCAGCTCGGCGACGTCCAGCGGCAGGAACGAGCCCTGGCCCTCCCGGTGCGTGGGCGCGTACAGGACGGCCGTGCGCCCCTCGGGCAGGCCGAAGCGCTCGCGCATCGCCGCCACCTCGGCGGGCGTGGTGTTGGCCAGCCGGTCGTTGCGCGGGTACCCGGTGTCGAGCATCTCGTAGCTGCCGGGGAAGGCCCGCGCGAAGTGCCGGCTGGTGTGCGGGTTGGGCGAGACCAGGTAGTCCCAGCGCGAGACCGCCTCACGGAGCCGGTCGAAGTCCATCCCGCCGGCGGCCACCGGGTGGTCCCGCAGGTCCATGCCCATCATCTTGAGCGGCGTGCCGTGCTGGGTCTGCACGTGCACGGTGCCCGGCCGCTTCACCATCGTGTGCGGGAAGTTGACGTTGTTGACGAAGTACTTGGCGGTCGCCATCGCCTTCAGGTACGCGGGCGTGTTGAGGATCACGTACGGCACCCCGGCCGGCAGGCCGGCGGCCTGCGCCCGGTTCTCCACCACCCAGACGCCGCGGATCCGCGGCGCCAGCTCCTTGGCCTTCTCGTAGATGGCGGCCGGGTTGCAGCCGTACCCGCGGTGCCAGTAGGCCGCGTACACCGCCAGGTGCTCGTCCAGCGGCAGCCGGCGGAAGGCGTTGTACGCGGTGAAGCGGGCACCGCTGCGCACCCCGCGCCTGACCGCCGGGGCGACCGCCCGGGCGCCGCGCTTCAGCTCGCGCGGCAGCCGGCCGCCGCGGCGCAGCTCGTCGTACGCCAGCCGGGAGCCGCGGGCGGCGAGCCGGTACTGCAGTCCGCTCGCCCCGCCGGGGAAGCGGTAGCCGGCCGGGCGGTGCCGGGCGAAGTGCTCGGACGTCCGGCGGAAGAACTCCTTGCGCAGCGCGACCGGGACCAGCCCGGGGGAGTCGTAGACGGTGAGCGCCTGCTTGAGGGTCCGCTCGAAGACCAGGGTGCGCAGCGGGTCGGCGGCGTCGAGGCCGTGGCGGTCCAGGAAGGCGAAGATCGCGTCGTACTGGGCGAAGGCGTCCGCGTGCCTGGGCGAGGCGGTGCTGGTGATCGCACCGGGCCGGCCGCGCCGGTAGTAGTAGCAGGAGCGGTCGAGGTAGCGCATCCGGCCGGCGGCGACCAGCGCCGGGTAGGTGACCGAGATGTCCTCGTAGAAGCCGCGGCCGAAGGCGACGCCCAGGCCGTGCAGGAAGTCCCGGCGGAAGACCTTGTTCCAGACCGACATCACCGCGCGCAGCAGCGCCGGGTGCTCGCGCAGGGTGCCGCCGGCGACCAGGGGGGAGTCGGTGAGCAGGTGGCGCCAGGGGTTGGGCTCGGTGGAGTCGTCCGGGTAGACGTGGGTGAAGCCGGTGAGCAGGATGTCGGCCGGCGCGGCGCCCTCGCCCTCCCGGTCCAGTTCCCGCTCCAGCTCGGTGGTGATGGCGTCGAGCGAGCCCTCCGGGAGCCAGTCGTCGCTGTCCACGAACCAGACGTAGCGGCCGCTCGCCTCGGCCAGGCCGGCCTCGCGCGCGCCGCCGAGCCCCTGGTTCTCGGCCAGGTGCAGCACCCGCAGCCGGGGGTCGAGGGCCGCGTACTCGTCGAGGATCTCGCCGCAGCGGTCGGGGGACAGGTCGTCGACGGCGATCAGCTCGAAGCTGCCGTCGTCGGGCCCGCCGAGGATCGAGTCCAGGCAGCGCGGGAGGAACCGCTCCACGCCGTGGACTGGCAGCACGATGCTGAGGAGGACTGACACGCTCGTTGGCTCCGCGCTCCGCGAGAGGGCCCCGGCGCGATCCGGCCGGGCCCGGGATTGCTGGGCCGTGTCGGACACGGCCGGGGGGAGGTGCGGGCGGGTCCGTCGCCGGCCACCCGGCGAGCACACTCTACCCAGTACGGGGCGATGACCAGGAGTTCCGGGGGAGGGGCCGGGGGGCGGTGCGAAAGCGGCCGCCGGTGCCGCGCCCGTGCGAGGGCGGCACCAGCGGCCTGGTGGTGGTCCGGCCGACCCTCAGCGGCCGACCACCAATCCGTACACCGCGCCGAGCCGGGCCGCCGCAGCGTCGAGGCGGCCGGACAGTGACTCACTGCGGGTGTCGGAAGTTCCTTCACCTGTCGAATCCAATCGACCGGTCAGGGTGGTGCATCTCTCACCGTCCCTGCCGATAGAGATATTGCTTGTAGGTTTCGGCCACGTCAATCCCCCTGATGTGTTCACTTTCCGAAGCTATAGTCCGAAACACAGACCGGCTGCCAGCGGCCGGTCACCCGCGGTCACCCCGACCCGGCCGCCGCCGGGCCCCCACCCGCCCGCCCGGACCCGCGCCCGGCGCCCCGTCCGGCCTGGGACGATCCCCGCCGGGTGGTCCGGACCTGCGGGTCGCGCGCCCGGCGTACGGGCCGCCGGCCGGGCGCCGGGGCCCTCGCGCCGGGTGGGACCGCGTTCAGGTCGTGCACCACCACCGATGCGCAGTCGTGACCAGGGCGACAGCCCCTGGTGAGGCGTCAGTTGTCGTCGCACGATACGGTGGCAGAACACCAGGACGGTTGCGCGAAGGCCGTCTGTCACGGATAGTCTTCGCCTCACGGCCCTGGCGCCTCGTAGGGGTGGGAAACTGATGGAACACATGCAAGTGCGGACTCGGCCCCGGGTGCCGGCGATCCAGTGCGGTGTCGGCGCGACCGGCCGTCGGATCGACCACCACCTGACCGTGCTCGGCGCGCCCGCACTCCCGGTGGCAGACGCCGCCGAGGCGCTCGGGCTGATAAGGGAGCTGACACCGCGCGGTGTCAGCACCCCGACCGCGCCGCGGCGCACCGCGCGGGTGTCGCTGCTGGCGCCACTGCGTCGGCTGCGACGGAGCCTCTTCGGCGGACGCGGCTAGCCCGCGCCGACCGGAACCGACCCGATGGACCGATCGGTCCGTCGGGTCTTTGGCGTGCCCGGAGGAGGCCGGCCCCCGCGAGGGTACGCGGCCGGTCCCCTGCCCGGCGCCCGGGCGGGCAGCCGGTGAATGTTTCCGGAGCACCGGCCCGTCCGGCGGGTCGCGCGCCCGCGGTGGGTGAGGATGGCGCCATGGCGGACACCTTCCACACGCTGACCTTCGAGGTCACCACCGGCAACCGCGAGGTCGCCCTCGACATCACCGAGCACTGCGCGGTGTTCCTGAACGAGCACGCGGCCGGGCGGGACGGCCTGCTCAACGTGTTCGTGCCGCACGCCACGGCCGGCATCGCCGTCCTGGAGACCGGCGCCGGCAGTGACGACGACCTGCTGGCCACCCTGCGCGAGCTGCTGCCGGCCGACGACCGCTGGCGCCACCGGCACGGCAGCGCCGGCCACGGCCGCGACCACGTGGTGCCCGGACTGGTCGCCCCGCACGCGACCCTGCCCGTGATCGGCGGCCAACTCGCCCTCGGCATCTGGCAGTCGGTGGTGCTGATCGACACCAACCGCGACAACCCCCGGCGGACCGTCCGGCTCTCCTACCTCGGCTGATCGCCCGCCCGGGCCCGGCCGGGGCGCGGGACCCGGGCCGGCGGCGCGGGCGTCAGCGGGCCCGCGCCGCGGCCGCCACCGCCACCAGGTAGCGCTCGATCGCCAGGTGCTGCAGCAGCAGCGCCACCGGCCGGCCCAGCCGGGCGTACCAGGCGCTCAGCCGGGAGAAGGCGGTCACCTCGAACCACACCTCGCCGTGCTCGTCC
Protein-coding regions in this window:
- a CDS encoding lysophospholipid acyltransferase family protein, with protein sequence MINLLTKLVLKPLARAVYRPVIEGLENVPRKGGVILASNHLSFIDSVVIPLTAPRQVHFLAKAEYFTGTGLKGALSRGFFEAIGAVAVERGTYRSAQASLQSALEILEADKAFGIYPEGTRSLDGRLYRGKTGVAWLALTAGVPVVPVALEGPEEILPVGRRIPRVRKVTVRFGEPLSFTELHGQARSAQARRQVTDEVMRAIQELSGQEVATSYNELPKAA
- a CDS encoding EF-hand domain-containing protein; amino-acid sequence: MADIEAARQAFERFDINGDGLISAAEYSRVMAELGDPHVSIAVAESVIKAADSNSDGLLSFEEFWASRQR
- a CDS encoding bifunctional glycosyltransferase/CDP-glycerol:glycerophosphate glycerophosphotransferase, which translates into the protein MSVLLSIVLPVHGVERFLPRCLDSILGGPDDGSFELIAVDDLSPDRCGEILDEYAALDPRLRVLHLAENQGLGGAREAGLAEASGRYVWFVDSDDWLPEGSLDAITTELERELDREGEGAAPADILLTGFTHVYPDDSTEPNPWRHLLTDSPLVAGGTLREHPALLRAVMSVWNKVFRRDFLHGLGVAFGRGFYEDISVTYPALVAAGRMRYLDRSCYYYRRGRPGAITSTASPRHADAFAQYDAIFAFLDRHGLDAADPLRTLVFERTLKQALTVYDSPGLVPVALRKEFFRRTSEHFARHRPAGYRFPGGASGLQYRLAARGSRLAYDELRRGGRLPRELKRGARAVAPAVRRGVRSGARFTAYNAFRRLPLDEHLAVYAAYWHRGYGCNPAAIYEKAKELAPRIRGVWVVENRAQAAGLPAGVPYVILNTPAYLKAMATAKYFVNNVNFPHTMVKRPGTVHVQTQHGTPLKMMGMDLRDHPVAAGGMDFDRLREAVSRWDYLVSPNPHTSRHFARAFPGSYEMLDTGYPRNDRLANTTPAEVAAMRERFGLPEGRTAVLYAPTHREGQGSFLPLDVAELARRLGPEFTLLVRAHYFLAGGPGDLVAGEDAAEIRDVSKHPAVEDLYLAADVLVTDYSSMMFDFAVLDRPLVVYAPDWEEYQAVRGVYFDLFAERPGAVTTDLEGLTRALLSGDSEPDSRARFRERFCPWDDGGAAERVVRRVFPTDPS
- a CDS encoding YjbQ family protein: MADTFHTLTFEVTTGNREVALDITEHCAVFLNEHAAGRDGLLNVFVPHATAGIAVLETGAGSDDDLLATLRELLPADDRWRHRHGSAGHGRDHVVPGLVAPHATLPVIGGQLALGIWQSVVLIDTNRDNPRRTVRLSYLG